A window of the Podarcis raffonei isolate rPodRaf1 chromosome 4, rPodRaf1.pri, whole genome shotgun sequence genome harbors these coding sequences:
- the LOC128413247 gene encoding granulocyte-macrophage colony-stimulating factor receptor subunit alpha-like isoform X1 encodes MFHSPNGVTSKNTTPMKMWQNNEIKQTLFFILGFIAVYLYKKRKISMVPNIGFAHTTCLTVFCSVFFITFANNQGRNGTSAENLSCIIYTVRVTSMNCTWDTGRNVPKDVQYFLYLIYHENDGEETECPQYKNNKLGRHVGCHFPNITVPENHITLRVNGSSEESLVQPLDQQFWPFDHEKLTPPEDITWNCHEQPWGCKVQWKPPPCAFKDNADYCFKYEIRDEIRGQISTLTTGQTHQNYTVRGKYSLRLRAAGQYCPIGTQWSDWSKPIVFGIDPNPFPTELLIFVVLGTVITILLLILIWKRFHIWRCLTFPVPQPKDVLWQYENVKTWVDLMPADDEKITVVEEMNCELQKQ; translated from the exons ATGTTCCATTCTCCTAATGGAGTAACTTCAAAGAATACCACTCCAATGAAAATGTGgcagaacaatgaaataaaacaaactctttttttcattttaggATTTATTGCTGTGTATTTATATAAAAAACGAAAAATCAGTATGGTGCCCAATATAGGATTTGCTCACACGACTTGCCTCACAGTGTTCTGCTCTGTTTTCTTCATTACTTTTGCGAATAATCAGG GACGAAACGGGACATCAGCTGAAAATTTATCCTGCATCATTTACACAGTTCGTGTTACCTCAATGAATTGCACTTGGGATACTGGCAGGAATGTTCCTAAAGATGTCCAGTATTTTCTATACTTGATATATCA CGAAAACGATGGAGAAGAGACAGAATGCCCCCAgtacaaaaataataaacttGGAAGACATGTTGGGTGCCATTTTCCTAATATAACAGTTCCTGAGAATCATATTACCCTCAGAGTGAATGGATCGAGCGAAGAATCACTGGTTCAGCCTTTGGATCAGCAATTCTGGCCTTTCGATCATG AAAAACTTACTCCACCAGAAGATATCACTTGGAATTGTCATGAACAGCCGTGGGGGTGCAAAGTACAATGGAAACCCCCTCCCTGTGCCTTTAAAGATAACGCAGACTATTGCTTTAAGTACGAAATAAGG GATGAAATCAGAGGCCAAATTTCAACA TTAACAACAGGACAAACCCACCAAAATTACACGGTACGTGGGAAATACTCATTGAGGCTCCGTGCAGCTGGACAGTATTGTCCCATTGGGACACAGTGGAGTGACTGGAGTAAACCAATTGTGTTTG GTATCGACCCCAATCCATTTCCTACAGAATTATTAATATTTGTAGTACTTGGGACCGTCATAACAATCTTGCTCCTGATTTTGATCTGGAAAAG ATTCCACATATGGAGATGCCTAACTTTTCCAGTTCCACAACCAAAAGATGTTCTTTGGCAATATGAGAATGTG AAAACATGGGTGGACCTGATGCCAGCAGATGATGAAAAAATAACAGTGGTTGAAGAAATGAATTGCGAACTGCAAAAACAATGA
- the LOC128413247 gene encoding granulocyte-macrophage colony-stimulating factor receptor subunit alpha-like isoform X2 — MVPNIGFAHTTCLTVFCSVFFITFANNQGRNGTSAENLSCIIYTVRVTSMNCTWDTGRNVPKDVQYFLYLIYHENDGEETECPQYKNNKLGRHVGCHFPNITVPENHITLRVNGSSEESLVQPLDQQFWPFDHEKLTPPEDITWNCHEQPWGCKVQWKPPPCAFKDNADYCFKYEIRDEIRGQISTLTTGQTHQNYTVRGKYSLRLRAAGQYCPIGTQWSDWSKPIVFGIDPNPFPTELLIFVVLGTVITILLLILIWKRFHIWRCLTFPVPQPKDVLWQYENVKTWVDLMPADDEKITVVEEMNCELQKQ; from the exons ATGGTGCCCAATATAGGATTTGCTCACACGACTTGCCTCACAGTGTTCTGCTCTGTTTTCTTCATTACTTTTGCGAATAATCAGG GACGAAACGGGACATCAGCTGAAAATTTATCCTGCATCATTTACACAGTTCGTGTTACCTCAATGAATTGCACTTGGGATACTGGCAGGAATGTTCCTAAAGATGTCCAGTATTTTCTATACTTGATATATCA CGAAAACGATGGAGAAGAGACAGAATGCCCCCAgtacaaaaataataaacttGGAAGACATGTTGGGTGCCATTTTCCTAATATAACAGTTCCTGAGAATCATATTACCCTCAGAGTGAATGGATCGAGCGAAGAATCACTGGTTCAGCCTTTGGATCAGCAATTCTGGCCTTTCGATCATG AAAAACTTACTCCACCAGAAGATATCACTTGGAATTGTCATGAACAGCCGTGGGGGTGCAAAGTACAATGGAAACCCCCTCCCTGTGCCTTTAAAGATAACGCAGACTATTGCTTTAAGTACGAAATAAGG GATGAAATCAGAGGCCAAATTTCAACA TTAACAACAGGACAAACCCACCAAAATTACACGGTACGTGGGAAATACTCATTGAGGCTCCGTGCAGCTGGACAGTATTGTCCCATTGGGACACAGTGGAGTGACTGGAGTAAACCAATTGTGTTTG GTATCGACCCCAATCCATTTCCTACAGAATTATTAATATTTGTAGTACTTGGGACCGTCATAACAATCTTGCTCCTGATTTTGATCTGGAAAAG ATTCCACATATGGAGATGCCTAACTTTTCCAGTTCCACAACCAAAAGATGTTCTTTGGCAATATGAGAATGTG AAAACATGGGTGGACCTGATGCCAGCAGATGATGAAAAAATAACAGTGGTTGAAGAAATGAATTGCGAACTGCAAAAACAATGA
- the LOC128412401 gene encoding granulocyte-macrophage colony-stimulating factor receptor subunit alpha-like has product MVATLGFADTVRLIVLLYSIFYRTFAQEEGPEGTSAENLSCVIYTVHVTSMDCTWEAGRNAPNDVQYFLNLIYFENDGESIECPQYKNNELGRHVGCHFPNMKVPENHITLQVTGSSKESPIQTLDHQAWPFDYEKLAPPQYITVNCRELLLYCKVEWKPPPTATTNADYCFKYQIKDELRNGIITEKTGKTYHLFPKDKEYILKLRAAGQYCTVGEEWSDWSELIKFGCRKKPGKNTYTCEEG; this is encoded by the exons atgGTGGCCACTCTAGGATTTGCTGACACAGTTCGGCTCATTGTTCTGTTGTACTCTATTTTCTACAGAACTTTTGCACAGGAGGAGG GACCAGAAGGGACATCAGCTGAAAATTTATCCTGTGTCATTTACACTGTTCATGTTACCTCAATGGATTGCACTTGGGAAGCGGGCAGGAATGCTCCTAATGACGTCCAGTATTTTCTAAACTTGATATATTT CGAAAACGATGGAGAAAGCATTGAATGTCCCCAATACAAAAATAATGAACTTGGAAGACACGTTGGGTGCCATTTTCCTAATATGAAAGTTCCTGAGAATCATATTACCCTCCAGGTGACTGGCTCAAGCAAAGAATCACCAATTCAGACTTTGGATCACCAAGCCTGGCCTTTCGATTATG AAAAACTTGCCCCACCGCAATATATCACTGTGAATTGTCGTGAACTGCTGTTGTATTGTAAAGTAGAATGGAAACCCCCTCCAACTGCTACTACAAATGCAGATTACTGTTTTAAGTACCAGATAAAG GATGAACTGAGAAATGGAATTATAACA GAAAAAACGGGGAAAACCTACCACTTGTTTCCAAAGGATAAAGAATACATCTTGAAGCTTCGTGCAGCTGGACAGTATTGCACTGTTGGAGAAGAATGGAGTGACTGGAGTGAACTAATTAAGTTTG GATGCAGAAAGAAACCAGGAAAGAATACATACACCTGTGAAGAAGGTTAA